The stretch of DNA agtaatgtatatatggcaatcccaatctcccaattcatcccaccccaagccccccactgctttccccacttggtgtccatatgtttgttctctacatctgtgtctctaaaaaTGGATGgtattaaacataatttaaagttttattgttgATTCAATCTTATCATTATGAAAGAGTTATTAGTTTGTATTATATAACATAATTATGCCCTGGGTTAAATAGGAAATGATAATGGAATTGTAAGAATTGTGtataaaaatgagataaattttGGATCTTgcactatttattttgtttgcttggaGGAAACTTCTTTCTCATATATCTTGGTTATCAGTGATACTTCAGATGCGAGGTTATCAGGTATAAACTTTCATGATAAGTTAAGGATAACATAACTTATTCAATAATTtagagaattaaatatttttttcttcacttcagATTCTATATGCAATCAACAGTTACTAACAGAAGGCTCAGAGAAGATAATAGAAAAATCTGTTTCCAAGAAATTTCACTCCCCCCaccaaaacaaaggaaagcatATTTCTTGTATGTCAGGCCAGAGGAGGTGGATAACTGCTCttaggaaaacataaaaaattcaGGTTATTTCAGAACACCCTCTCTTTAGAAAGTTATCTTGAGTTGCATGTCTTCTACATAGAAAAAGTCATGGGAAAATTGCAAGGCATTACTAAAGCCATtgaaaaacaagtaaagaaaaaaaaatcctaatgccCACTATCATAGGGAAATAGTTGTCTACAAAAATTCCTCTCTcccatttattgaaatataccaGAGATAGTAATAGAAAATGTGATTACTGCTCAAGAAACAACAGCAGAGTAATGGATAATGAATTATAGAGTAATGGACTCTAGTATGAGTCTATATCTTAATTATCTTAATTATTAGCATATAACTTTAGGCAAGTTCTTTATTACCTCAATTTCCGTACCCTTAAACAGGGTTcataataatgtattatttttgttgtgaggattaaatgactaaAATACGTAATATGTTTTGAATAGCCCCTGGATATAATAAGTGAcaagaatttattattatttgctacTATTGGAGTAGCTACAtgatcataaaataaaacaaattaaaataaaatctaattttataataataaaaatggtaatGTTTTGGAAATTGAGGGAATTATTGAACAACTGAGGaaatttttatctaattttttcaacaaatatttattatgtatctaCTATGTATCACTAGTAGATACTCTGCTAGTAAGGGTTAATATACTGTAAAGTGTTATCTGGGAAAATTATAGAACCATGCTTGAGAAATCTTTGGCAGAAACGGTTGAAGTGGCAAATATCTGGTCCTTCCAGAAcagaattgattttaattttgttcttatcTTCCAGGGGACGAGTTGTGTGATGTGCAACTTTACATTAAGAGATATTCCATATATGTTGTGCCATCAGGGGACCCATTTGAACTGGAATGCCCTGTGAAATATTGTGCGAATAGACCTACTGTGACCTGGTGCAAGCTCGAAGGAAACAGCTGTCTACATCTTGGGGATAGACTTCACGGGTACATGGcttgggaagaaaggaagaatattccagtttttattctgcattttaatCAAGTGCTTGCGAGTGACAGTGGGTCATACCGCTGTTCTGTGAACTCTACGTCTGGACTTATTGAAAGCCACTCAGTTACCATTAATGTGACAGGTGAGTTCTAGATATCAAGACTATCTAATGTTTTTCTCATCATGTTTCAGGAAAAGGAGGACTCAAATTCTCAAGTGACTGTGTTAGACATTGAACTCATGTAAGACATCAGAAAGCTGCCACGTTTCACAGATTGTGATGTATGGTCACatacatatgtttgtgttttggaGTGAGGCAGAGAAGagtagagaaaaatataataaaaagttacTGTTCTTGTCTTTAGGGGgtataaaatttatttgataaGTCTAAAATTTGATCactgaaatattgaaaaaattacaAAGTGAATACCAATAGTAGTagacagctttttattttttgtcctttaaagtttttttcttccatttatcaGTCCTTGACTTTTATTGATAATAAATCCTTGAAGTTATGTTTGTGTTGCTCAGACAATTATACTCTTGTCAATAGTTCACAGTTTGCACAGAGGGCAAACAGCACACAAATAACCTGACTGCTTGATGAGTTTTGAGAATATTCATAGCTTTAGTTGCCTCCCCAGTTCCTCCTCAGAGGCCCTCAATAGGCTTAGACAACAGAGGAAAGACAGGTTCAGTTAAGTTGGGCAAAACTATGCTGAATGAAACATggaaaacaaatagagaaaagtaAAGGCGAGTAAAAAATAATTGGTTTATGAAAatctcacagctaacatcatactcagtggtgaaaaaacgaaagctttccccctaagaacaggaacaagacaaagatgtctgcttttgccacttctattcagcattgaACTGAAGATTCTAGCtagagcagttaggcaagaaaaagaaataaaaggcatctagcttggaaaggaagaagtgaaactatctttgttcacagatgacatgattttaaatataaaaaatcccTAAAAATCCACACAAACTACTAGATCCagtaaatgaattcaacaaagttGTTTGATCAAAACAAGAATCAgtggtatttctatacactagccatgaacaatctgaaaaggaaattaagaaaacaattttacttgtaataatattaaaaggaataaaatacttagcaataaATTTAACCTAAGAGGTATAAGATTTGTACTCTGAACCAAATAtgactaaaagaaattaaagaagatgtaaataaatggaaagatattccatgaataTGGATTATAAGATTTAATGTTAAGATTGTAATACTCCCcaaatgatctacagattcaatataataCCCATCAAAATCAAAactgcatattatatatatgtaaaatatatgcataaatgaaaaagctgattctaaaattcatttagAATTACAatagaccctaaatagccaaaaaaaaaaaaacctcgaaaaagaagaacaaaattggagaactcctgtttctctatttcaaagcttactacaaaactacagtactTAAGAGAATGTGGTACTTatgtaaaaatagatatatacatcAGTGGAAGTGAGCTAAGAATCCAGAATAAATCCATACACCTTTGGTAAGTTGATTTTTaacaagagtgccaagaccattcaataagAAAAGTAtactttcttcaataaatggtgctgggacaattggatatccacatacaaaagagtGAATTTGGAACTCTAcctcacacaatatacaaaaaaataagttaaaatagatcagatatttgaaaataaaaactaaaacaataaaatctatatttataGAAAACTATAATGCTATGTTTCCTTAGAGAAAAACGTAGGaataaatcttcatgatcttgggtttgttaatagttttttggtacaatatcaaaaacaaacaacaaaagaataaatagatgaaCTGCActtcataaaagttaaaaaactttGTACATCAAATGATACTATCAAGAGAGTGAGgcgacagctcacaggatatgaaaaaatacttgcaaatcatatatctgataaggaactagtacccagaatatataaagaattcttgtAGCTCAAAAACAgacaagcaacccaattaaaaaatgggcaaaagagggacttctgtggtggcacaggggttaggaatctgcctgccaatgtaggggacacaggtttgatccctggtctaggaagatcccacatgccatggagcaactaagcccattaaTAAACATAGGAAATAATGCTCAATGTAATTAGTTATTATGGGGATgcgaattaaaaccacaatgaaataccacttcacacccactggagaaactagaatttcttttttcatggaaaataacaagtattggcaagaatATGGACAATTGAAATCCTTATACATTGCTGACGGGAATGCAAATTaatgcagctgctttggaaaacaatgtggCATTTCTTCAGAAGGTTAAGCATAGTTGCCTTAGGCCCCAGCAATTCCATTGCTAAGAAAAtacccaagtgaaatgaaaatatatatccacacaaaaacttgtacataaatgtttatagcagcactattcacaacagcctaAAAGTGGGAACAATTCAAATGTCCTTTAACTGATAAATAGATAAAGGAAacgtggtatatccatgcaatggaatatcattcatccatagaaaggaataaaatactagTACAGGATACAATATAGATGAACGTCAAAAACGATAtcctaagtaaaagaaaccagacagaGAAGATCAcatattatgagggtgagtcaaaaatgatccacactcttgctatagaatttatagaagttttaatataaccagagtgcagataatttttgactcacccttgtatatgattctgtttatataaaatacctagaatagaaacatccatagagacagaaagtgattaatgattgccaggggctgagagaaAGGGataatggggagtgactgcttaaagGGTATTGggttttccttttggggtgatgaaagtgttctgaaactagatagtggtgatggttgctctttttaaattgaggtatagttgatttgcaaccttatattcttctcaagtgttcaACAGAGTGATTCAAAATTGTAACAGATTATAcagcatttataattattttaaatattggctatattctccatgctgtacaatatattcttgtagcttatttattttatacacagtagtttgtactgcttaatcccctaccctattttgcccctccttccttcactcttcccactggtaacaaccagtttgttctctattatctatgagtgtgtgtctgttttgttatattcatttgtttatattttagattataCATATGAATgatagcatgcagtatttgtctttctctgtatgacttatttcactaagcacaatatCCTACATGCTAgctatattgttgcaaatggcaaaatttcattctttttatggctcacTAGcgttccattgtatatgtataccacatcttctttatccattcatctgttgatgaacacttaagttgtgtccgtatcttggctattgtaaataatgctgctatgaacattgggatgcatgtatcttttcaaattagtgtttttgttttctttaggattgctgcgtcatatggtaattctatttttagagttttaaggaacctccatactggtttcaACAGTACCAACAGtactgcacaaatttacattcccaccaacagtgtacaagggttctgttttcttcacatcctcaccaacatttgttatttgtggtctctttgatgatagccattctgataggtgtgaggtgataactcactgtggttttgagttgcatttcactgatgattagtaatgttgagcatcttttcatgtgcctgttggccatctctatgtcttctttggaaaaatgtcctttCAGaacttctgctcatttttaaattgggtcatttgttttttgatgttgagttgcatgagctgtttatatattttggatattaccgTTATCTgtcatttcatttgcaaatattttctcccattcagtaggttgtctttttgttttctcagtggtttcctttgctgtgcaaaagctttgaggTTTAATTgctcctgtttgtttatttttgcttttgtttcctttggcttaggagacagatccaaaacaaaagtattgctataatttatgtcaaagagtgttctgcgtatgttttcttctaggagttttatagtttctggtctcacatttaggtctttgatccattttgagtttatttttgtatgtggtgttagagaatgttctaatttcgttctttaaatgtagctgttcagttttcccagcatcacttattgaagaggctatcttttccccactgtataattttttgccttctttgtcatagattaattgaccataagtgcattcatttatttctattccattgatctatgtgtctgtttttgtgccaccaccatactgttttgattactatagctttgtggtgtagtctgaagtcagggagcatgattcctccagctctgttcttctttctcaagatcattttggctattcagggtcttttgtgtttccatacaaattttaaaatgatttgttctagttctgtgaaaaataccattgttattttgttagggattgcattgaatctatagattgccttggatattgtggtcattttagcaatattaattcttccaatccaagaatatggtatatctttccatctgtttgtgtcatcttcaatttctttcttcagcATCATAATTATCTAAGCACAGGTCTTTTACcactttaggtaggtttattcctaggtattttactctttttgatgagattgtaaatgggatttttgcttaatttctctttctggtagtttgttgttagtggatagaaatgcaacagatttctgtatattaattttgtgtcctgctactttgccaaattcattggtAAGctgtagtggttttttttttttttttggtggtgtctttaggatttttctatatatagtattatatcatctgcaaacagtgacagttcctttccaatttggattcctcttatttctttttcttgtctaatttctCTGGCTCacacttccaatactatgttgaataaaagtgaagaGAGTGGGCATTGTTGTCTTTTTCCTGACCttaaaggaaatactttcagctctTCACCATTGAATATattgttagctgtgggcttataagtggcctttattatgttgaggtatgttccctcccTACCTTCTTTGTGGAGAGTTTCTATTAGAAATGGatattgagttttgtcaaaagccttttctgcatctgttgagatgatcatatggtttttattcctcaatttgttaatatggtgtatcatactgactgatttgcagattttgaaccatccttgtatccaTGGGATAAACCTTACTTTATCATGGGTGTAAGATCCTTTTAACGTATTGTTgagttcagtttgctaatatttttgtgaagatttttttcatctatatttgtcattgatattggcctgtaattttctctctctctttttttttttgtgatatctttgtctgtttttgtaacaagattatataccatgattttttgtatctatgttcattaggAATATTGacctaaaatattcttttattgtaGTATTCTTGTCTGGTTTCAATATCAGGATATtactggccttgtaaaatgagtccagaagctttccttcctctgcaatttttttttgactagtttgagaaggatagctgttaagTCAGAGCTGAAATTGGGATCTACAATCTGTCtccttggggaggagggggacctAACTTCAGAGGGAAGGGAGGCAATATTACCTCCTAAATTCTATGCCCCGAAGGGATGACTGGAACAAAGAGTGTGAAGAAAGCAGTAGTGAGAGGGGAAGTCTAagagcagtgcaggagacatgaaAGGCCTTTTAAAGTTCTCTCTGAAGACTTCTACTCTTCTAATTTCCTACTCTCCCACCTTCTTATCACCCCCTTTCTTATCACATTGATGATTAATGCACCCGAGCCCATTAAGAATTCACCAGGACTTTGCTTTGACCTTCTACTCTTGTCTGTGGGCAGCTTTCCACTCTGATTGGTTCCCTCCTGGAGCTTCATGATCATCTCAGACCTTCACTGTCTTTCCTCTATATATTCAAATTAGTTGTATGAACTCCTTTTCTTAAATGTTTCCCCACTTTTGCTTCATTTCAGCAAAAAATCTTCCTAATATACTTACTTTGCCTAATAAACTTATTTCATAATGCCACTCTTTCCTTGAGTCGCTCACAGAGCATTCCCAGTGCTTACACTATTGGGCTCAAACCAATTGCCTCCACCTATCAAAATTCTACCTCTTCTGTCAAGCCTAGCTCATTTCCTCATTCTTTATGAAGCCTTCTATGTTTATACTAGAGGGAGTGATTTCtattttctagtaatttttttgCCATTTAAGATCTTTTCCTCTCATTTATCACAGATTTCCTTGTACTATAGAAAGGTGGGGAAATGTCTTTTATCCCAAAAAGGGTTATGATATACTGGCAAGCAGGAACTGTATCATAATTCTTTGGACCATCCTTGCTTCCTTCACAAAAgtcaaatgatttatttaaaaattgtctttgaaTTGGATTTTCCTTCCATGAAGTGatagaaacaaacataaataggaagagtgtcaaagaaaaattatcttcTTTCTGTACCAGGGAGTACTCAATGAACTGAGTATGAGGTGAGGAGAAAAATATACTCTGAAATTATATTTCAGGACCATgcttttgagaaataaatttgggaGGTATGATAGAAAACCTTTCATTCTTCCCCCTTGAAATATCTTTCTTAGGGGGTATTGggaattttcctgtttttattatcTGACTCTGCTTTGCTTTTTATGTTCAAGTTAAGAATCAGTCTATGTGAAAACAAGGGTGTGACAGAGTTGGGGTTTGGATGCTATTGAGAAAGCAATTATCtctcagaaggaagaaaagcactTTGCCAAGCAAAGTCCCAGGGGAACAGTCAATAGAACAGTCTCTGAAACTTACACTGACCTGCAACTCTGTCCTCTCCAACCTGTCTTTAGTCAATAAAGTCAGGTGGTGATCATCTTAGCAGGAAAGTGGGGGTGTATCAGTGGGCAGGAAGTGAGAAGCACAATCTTTATTTCAGAATTAGTTTCTCACCATGTCATCAAAAGTCTTCTTCCCTCAGGGCCTTCTACACTCACTTGGAGCACCTGCTGAATGTGTATCTTGTTATTTCAAGTGCCAAAGGGTGTCAtataggctgaattgtgtccttaTACTTAAGGAGTGGGAAAGAGGGAGTCAAAGCAGACAGAGGAAGgttgtgttttatttatacaGTCTCTGTTTGATTCTCAAAAGAAACCCAGGGATTTACTTTGTGTCCATGATCTTGAGGTGATGATCTACAAATTTTGCAAACTGCCTTTGAGCTGGATTATTGGATTCTCTGTTAGTATGTAAATGCAGGAGTCCTCTCAGAGACTAGCTCTAATTTTGGACACACCTGAGTATAAccctcattacttttttttttgttttgtttttttgttttaaatttatttttcattttatttttgtgtaggctttctttagttgcattgagtgggggctactcttcgttgcggtgcacgggcttctcagtgcagtggcttctcttgctgcggagcacgggctctaagtacacgggctcagtagttatggctcacaggctctagggtgcaggctcagtagttatagctcacaggcttagttgctccgcagcatgtgggatcttcctggaccagggttcgaactcatgtcccctgcattggcaggcagattcttaaccactgcaccaccagggaattccctaacccTCATTGTTTTCACATCAATTTCTATTCTTtatcttgtttttctatttcagaaTGGACTCAAAATAATTCAGAACACCCTCTTATAAGTAAGTATCAAACTTGCCAaacaaaattaaggaaactagATTGTTAGGCAGTTGGAAAGTAATATAAGTTGCATCTTCTTAATTGAGTGAATTTGTTTGTATTAGGTTATCTGTTGTGGGGATCTTAGTCCCTATTCCTATCCATTCCCCTCCCCGAGACAGCTGAGTTCGTCACTCTTGGTAATGATTTGGCTGCTCGCCCAACCTAAACAGCAGCTGCCACATGAACAATACAGCATTTGTTACCACTCAATTACCAAACTACTTCATGCCCAGATCCAGTAGTCACTGACCACACTTACCCCAAAACCAAGTATGTGGGTAAGGAATATATAACTATGTTAATATATCTAGAAATAAAGCTTTCCTGCATAAAAAAATTTATcacaaatacaaaatcaaaagATGTGCAATGAATTctgatattttctcttctgttatgtttcattttttgacGTCATTTGTTATCTGTTAAATTGTTCCATGGCCCACTAGTGAGTTGCAACCTACCATGGACAAACAGGGCCTTAATGCACATTAACACTGATAATAGTAATGGGAACCAGCTGTATGCCCAGAGAAGCATATCTGGAGATACCAAAGGGATCTGAAGATAATAAAAGTATTTGGAGGTATCACGGTTATGAGACAACAAAAAGGCATTGTGTTCAATGAACTTCAAGTTAGTTTCAGAAACATGTTGGCTTGAGTCCCAACTGCCACTTGGGCAAGTCTTGGGACAATTACTCTTCTCAAGGCAAGTGACTGGATAAGAAATATTCCTTGCTTTTTTGAAGTGGtgaatatgaaaattaaataagacagtGCAAATGAAAGAGGCTGGCGAAATGCTTTCTGAGAGCTGTTATGGATATTGTTTCACACGGGATTAACCCtagcagaataaaaaaattttcaaaggatAAATTATAACCTAGAGTCACTCACATATGCTCAGCAACAAACTAAGAGGTGGGTGAGAGTACTGAGTCCTGGCGTTCTTGGGAGAAGCCTCTTGAAAGGGAAATAGAGGCATCAGCTGGTACTCCATTCAAGTTCTGACAATTCAGAGGGTGTTACCTAATGGATCTCATATTTCCTAACAGTCTTTAGTATTGACTAATATTTCAGATACAAGGAATGCCTCAGGACCACCCTCCAAGGAAGAGATTGTGGACCAACAATGGatcctttatactttttttcctttggtggttTTGCCTCTACTCATTGTCTGTTCCTACCTATGCTGCTTCCTTACAAGGCGCCGAGGTGGGTTCCATCGTCTCTCTGCTGCTCTGTGCCACACATGTGGGGCTCAGTTACAAAGGCTGACAGATGTTTagtcagtttctgttgtttttttcccacaCTATTCTATTATAAACCATGGAAAATGATTTCCCAGAGGACAACTCCTCTTTCCACCAGAAAGCCACATGGATGAATTCCGGTCTCCCCTAGCCATGATGAGGCATGCTCACCACAGCACAGTGCTCCGGTCAAGGGTTGTGGTGGGGAAGGCGTGCTGCTGCGACTTACTCACTCCACTTCTTTCAGTCAATCTCAGCAGGAGCTCTTCTAGGTTTTAAGTGTGTTGATAGGGAGGCTGAAATAATCTCCCGAATCGACATGTCTGATTTGAGTTAGCCTCGTCCTGTTCGTCAGAGTCATATCACAACGTGACACACCCCTGTCTAAATGAAGACCCAGTGTCCCCAGAGGAAATTCATATGTATGTGCTGACTGCTGCCATAAATACGCGCTTGAACTGAATCCCTACCCGACAATAATGCATTTGAAAAATGTGGGTGATATTTTGAAAACAGTTCTTTGCTGCTTTTGTAAGAATTCATTCGACATCACTAGTGAACACTTAAACACAGTAAGAGAGAGATGTATGGTGAATTCTGGTCTTGTTCGGATCAAAACAAActcagtcctctctctttttcctttttccccctctgCCATCTTGTCTAATCCCTTTTCCCACAATGGCAGCCACAGTGTAGCTATAGAAACTAAGCTGGACAGAGCAATCCTTATTTCTGCCATAAAAGAAAGCTTTGTCTGAGCAAAAGTGCCTCTGGTGTTTTCTGGCGAGAACTTCCAGAGCCCCAGAACCTTCTCAGGATACTGAGGGACTCCTCTGTAACTCCAAGTCCTCATCTGCAACTCCAAGACCCTTTCCATGGTCCCACTCCAGTTTTCTACACTTTTCTTGTGGCAGCTGTAGTTTccggaaaaaaaaatcagggataaATCTTTTGATTTACCACATCTGAAGTGAACCAAGCAGTAGGAGATCCTGGCTATGCAGGTGACAGGACAGCAGTGTGTGTGACATTAAGTATAGAATGTCCCCAGAACAAGGATTCCCAGGCTTTTTTAAGTGATGTGCTAGGTCCTGCTGCGTCCTCTTGGATAAGCCTTTCTGGAGTGAGACGTGAAGAACCAATGAACAAAATGGGCAGCACAAATTCTCACCGAGGTGTGTGTGCCATGCTAGACACAGCAAATAAACAAGTGCAAACTAGTAATAATGCTGTCAATGGTGTGCAAGTGGGTGAGCATGGGTGGGGAGGTGTCCCACTGAATCTCAATCTGGCAATCTGATTCCAGAACTCCTGTTCTTAAATGACCCTAACTTACAGGGAGTTGaggaagaattttattttgtgctattctttatctcttttggtttcttatttttctttttgaattccaGGGGAAGAAATGAAGCTTTCTGATACAACAGGAAGGGAAATTAACCTGGTATGTTCTATGTATCTGTTAAAACAAATGCAATCTATGTTATACCAcgctaatatttatatattttaaaaaatttaatgagtCTAT from Hippopotamus amphibius kiboko isolate mHipAmp2 chromosome 10, mHipAmp2.hap2, whole genome shotgun sequence encodes:
- the BTLA gene encoding B- and T-lymphocyte attenuator isoform X2, with product MKTLPAKLGMGIFLGILFLIPFAGIWSINGDELCDVQLYIKRYSIYVVPSGDPFELECPVKYCANRPTVTWCKLEGNSCLHLGDRLHGYMAWEERKNIPVFILHFNQVLASDSGSYRCSVNSTSGLIESHSVTINVTEWTQNNSEHPLINTRNASGPPSKEEIVDQQWILYTFFPLVVLPLLIVCSYLCCFLTRRRGEEMKLSDTTGREINLVDVPQPFRNEDTEVSTRQNSQILPSGTGIYDNDPWFRVQRKSGVYFNPCLEENKQGIVYASLNHSIIGMNPRQARNVQEAHTEYAAICVRS
- the BTLA gene encoding B- and T-lymphocyte attenuator isoform X1; the encoded protein is MKTLPAKLGMGIFLGILFLIPFAGIWSINGDELCDVQLYIKRYSIYVVPSGDPFELECPVKYCANRPTVTWCKLEGNSCLHLGDRLHGYMAWEERKNIPVFILHFNQVLASDSGSYRCSVNSTSGLIESHSVTINVTEWTQNNSEHPLIILTNISDTRNASGPPSKEEIVDQQWILYTFFPLVVLPLLIVCSYLCCFLTRRRGEEMKLSDTTGREINLVDVPQPFRNEDTEVSTRQNSQILPSGTGIYDNDPWFRVQRKSGVYFNPCLEENKQGIVYASLNHSIIGMNPRQARNVQEAHTEYAAICVRS
- the BTLA gene encoding B- and T-lymphocyte attenuator isoform X3; its protein translation is MKTLPAKLGMGIFLGILFLIPFAGIWSINGDELCDVQLYIKRYSIYVVPSGDPFELECPVKYCANRPTVTWCKLEGNSCLHLGDRLHGYMAWEERKNIPVFILHFNQVLASDSGSYRCSVNSTSGLIESHSVTINVTEWTQNNSEHPLIREEMKLSDTTGREINLVDVPQPFRNEDTEVSTRQNSQILPSGTGIYDNDPWFRVQRKSGVYFNPCLEENKQGIVYASLNHSIIGMNPRQARNVQEAHTEYAAICVRS